One window from the genome of Pseudomonas sp. L5B5 encodes:
- the rluC gene encoding 23S rRNA pseudouridine(955/2504/2580) synthase RluC, with product MTTTAPSTPGVQLLEVTPEYAGQRIDNFLLARLKGVPKTLIYRILRKGEVRVNKGRIKPEYKLQAGDVVRVPPVRVPERDEPVPLAQGLLQRLEASIVFEDKALIVINKPAGIAVHGGSGLNFGVIEAFRQLRPDAKELELVHRLDRDTSGLLMIAKKRSMLRHLHAALRGDGVDKRYMALVRGHWATAVKQVRAPLLKSNLRSGERMVEVNDEGKEALTMFKVLRRFGDFATMVEAKPVTGRTHQIRVHTLHAGHCIAGDSKYGDDDFTREIRDLGGKRLFLHAYMLTVPLPDGGELKLQAPVDEMWAKTVERLSAP from the coding sequence ATGACGACTACTGCCCCCTCGACTCCAGGCGTTCAACTGCTTGAGGTCACGCCGGAATATGCCGGCCAACGTATTGATAACTTCCTTCTCGCTCGGCTCAAAGGCGTGCCCAAGACCTTGATTTATCGCATTTTGCGTAAAGGCGAAGTGCGGGTGAACAAGGGGCGGATCAAGCCCGAATACAAGTTGCAGGCCGGTGATGTGGTGCGTGTGCCGCCGGTGCGTGTGCCCGAACGTGATGAGCCGGTGCCTTTGGCTCAGGGGCTGCTGCAACGCCTGGAGGCGTCGATCGTCTTCGAAGACAAGGCCCTGATCGTGATCAACAAGCCTGCCGGTATTGCCGTGCATGGTGGCAGCGGCCTGAACTTCGGAGTGATTGAAGCCTTTCGTCAGTTACGTCCCGATGCCAAGGAGTTGGAGCTCGTGCATCGTCTCGATCGCGATACGTCCGGACTGCTGATGATTGCCAAGAAGCGCAGCATGTTGCGCCACTTGCATGCCGCGCTGCGGGGTGATGGTGTGGACAAGCGCTACATGGCGCTGGTGCGTGGTCACTGGGCGACTGCAGTGAAGCAGGTGCGTGCGCCGCTGCTCAAGAGCAACTTGCGTTCTGGCGAGCGCATGGTGGAGGTCAATGACGAAGGCAAGGAGGCCTTGACGATGTTCAAGGTTCTGCGTCGTTTTGGCGATTTCGCCACCATGGTCGAGGCCAAGCCGGTGACCGGGCGTACTCACCAGATCCGTGTGCACACCTTGCATGCAGGGCATTGCATCGCAGGTGACAGCAAGTACGGTGACGATGATTTTACTCGTGAAATCCGCGACCTGGGTGGCAAGCGCCTGTTTCTGCATGCCTATATGCTGACCGTGCCGTTGCCCGATGGTGGCGAACTGAAGTTGCAGGCTCCGGTGGATGAGATGTGGGCCAAGACCGTGGAGCGTTTGAGTGCACCCTGA
- the rpmF gene encoding 50S ribosomal protein L32 encodes MAVQQNKKSRSARDMRRSHDALEASTLSVEKTTGEVHLRHHVSPEGVYRGRKVIDKGADE; translated from the coding sequence ATGGCTGTTCAGCAGAACAAAAAATCCCGCTCTGCCCGTGACATGCGCCGTTCGCACGACGCTCTCGAGGCTAGCACCCTGTCCGTAGAAAAAACCACCGGTGAAGTTCACCTGCGTCACCACGTATCGCCAGAAGGCGTATACCGTGGTCGTAAAGTGATCGACAAGGGCGCTGACGAGTAA
- a CDS encoding Maf family protein, whose translation MLPLLLASSSTYRRELLSRLQLPFTCSAPDIDESRRPGESASTLVRRLAEEKARALAPSYPGHLIIGSDQVAVLGDRIIGKPHTFDKARQQLLDASGASVTFLTGLALLNSRTGHCQVDCIPFTVNMRHLDSQRIERYLQAERPFDCAGSFKAEGLGVSLFQSTEGPDATALIGLPLIRLVDMLQAEGVDIP comes from the coding sequence ATGCTGCCCTTATTACTCGCCTCAAGCTCGACCTACCGCCGGGAATTGCTGTCCCGCCTGCAACTGCCATTCACTTGCAGCGCCCCCGACATCGACGAAAGCCGTCGCCCAGGCGAAAGCGCCTCAACGCTGGTAAGACGCCTGGCCGAGGAAAAGGCTCGTGCGCTCGCTCCCAGCTACCCAGGGCACCTGATCATCGGCTCGGACCAGGTAGCCGTGCTGGGTGACCGGATCATCGGCAAGCCCCATACCTTTGACAAGGCCCGCCAACAACTGCTGGACGCCAGCGGCGCGAGCGTGACCTTCCTTACCGGACTGGCACTGCTCAACAGCCGGACCGGCCACTGCCAGGTCGACTGCATCCCCTTCACCGTCAACATGCGTCACCTGGACAGCCAACGCATCGAACGCTACCTGCAGGCCGAGCGCCCCTTCGATTGCGCCGGCAGCTTCAAGGCCGAGGGCCTTGGCGTCAGCCTATTCCAGAGCACCGAGGGCCCTGACGCCACAGCCCTGATAGGCCTGCCGCTGATCCGCCTGGTGGACATGCTTCAAGCTGAAGGCGTGGACATACCCTGA
- a CDS encoding HAD-IA family hydrolase, producing the protein MHPDYKLLIFDWDGTLADSIGRIVESMHVAADRSSFSRCDDFAVKGIIGLGLPEAIRTLYPEIDDGQMVAFRQHYADHYIALEAEPSPLFAGVVQSLEAFRAEGYRLAVATGKARRGLDRVLRAHGWEGYFDVTRAADETASKPHPLMLEEILAHCGIGARQALMVGDSSFDLLMARNAGMDSVAVSYGAQSIEALQAFEPRLSIDHFPQLHAWLSRAAG; encoded by the coding sequence GTGCACCCTGATTACAAGCTGCTGATCTTTGATTGGGATGGCACTCTGGCAGATTCCATTGGTCGGATTGTCGAGTCGATGCATGTGGCGGCCGATCGTTCCAGCTTTTCCCGGTGCGACGACTTCGCCGTCAAGGGCATCATCGGTCTTGGTTTGCCGGAGGCGATTCGCACTCTGTATCCGGAAATCGATGATGGACAGATGGTGGCTTTCCGTCAGCATTACGCCGATCACTATATCGCCCTTGAGGCTGAGCCTTCGCCGCTGTTTGCCGGGGTGGTGCAGTCGCTGGAGGCTTTCCGGGCCGAAGGCTATCGGTTGGCGGTTGCCACCGGCAAGGCGCGGCGGGGCTTGGATCGGGTGCTGAGGGCTCATGGCTGGGAAGGGTATTTCGATGTCACCCGGGCCGCTGACGAAACTGCCAGCAAGCCGCACCCTTTGATGCTCGAGGAAATTCTTGCTCATTGTGGTATCGGGGCCAGGCAGGCGTTGATGGTTGGGGATTCTTCCTTCGACCTGCTGATGGCGCGCAATGCCGGCATGGATTCGGTCGCCGTCAGTTACGGGGCTCAGTCCATCGAGGCGCTGCAAGCATTCGAACCGCGCTTGTCCATCGATCATTTTCCTCAACTGCATGCCTGGCTCAGTCGGGCTGCTGGTTAA
- a CDS encoding nucleotidyltransferase family protein: protein MSLLPCAVILAAGQGRRYRQASGDDQDKLLAPCRGRDGVLRPVLEQVLVNLPGEIVRRVLVTTVHRPLVVELGGAHGCEVLQLDSAGMGHSLATAVAACADADGWLVLLGDMPFILSDTTRQVVDSMAAQQICVPRWGAELGHPVGFGRRYGEALRGLSGDRGARPLFASGSVVEVPVSDPGVVWDVDVPQALISRQA, encoded by the coding sequence GTGAGCCTGCTTCCCTGTGCGGTCATTCTTGCGGCGGGGCAGGGCCGGCGTTATCGGCAGGCCTCGGGGGATGACCAGGACAAGTTGCTGGCGCCTTGCCGGGGACGCGACGGCGTGCTGCGCCCGGTTCTGGAGCAGGTATTGGTGAACTTGCCAGGGGAGATTGTCCGCAGGGTGCTGGTGACGACCGTGCATCGACCGCTGGTGGTGGAGTTGGGGGGCGCCCACGGGTGTGAAGTGTTGCAACTGGACTCTGCCGGCATGGGGCATAGCTTGGCGACGGCCGTGGCGGCTTGTGCCGATGCCGATGGCTGGCTGGTCTTGCTGGGGGACATGCCCTTCATCCTGTCCGACACCACGCGACAGGTGGTCGATAGCATGGCCGCACAACAAATCTGCGTACCTCGGTGGGGGGCTGAGCTTGGCCACCCGGTGGGGTTTGGTCGCCGCTATGGCGAGGCATTGCGTGGATTGTCCGGTGATCGCGGGGCCAGGCCGCTATTTGCCTCGGGTAGTGTGGTGGAGGTACCGGTGAGTGATCCGGGTGTCGTCTGGGATGTGGATGTACCCCAGGCGCTGATCTCTCGGCAGGCCTGA
- a CDS encoding YceD family protein yields the protein MLNDPIPPHVDPRKLADRGTTLQGELLLADLERLCDPLSDNVGTVQAKFVFERDERKAVVIHSSIDVEVKMVCQRCLELVTLPIHSECSYAVVKEGANTQSLPKGYDVLELGEDPLDLQALVEEELLLALPIVPAHHPEECQQPAGLDEPEPSEDEVTRSNPFSVLAQLKRDPNV from the coding sequence ATGTTGAATGACCCGATTCCACCTCACGTTGACCCGCGCAAATTGGCTGACCGTGGCACCACCCTCCAGGGTGAACTGCTGCTGGCCGATTTGGAGAGACTCTGCGACCCGCTTTCCGATAATGTCGGTACGGTGCAGGCTAAATTCGTTTTCGAGCGTGACGAGCGTAAAGCTGTAGTTATCCACAGCTCCATCGACGTCGAAGTCAAAATGGTTTGCCAGCGTTGTCTTGAGCTGGTCACCCTGCCGATCCACAGCGAGTGCAGTTACGCGGTGGTGAAGGAGGGTGCGAATACCCAGTCGTTGCCGAAAGGTTATGACGTGCTGGAACTGGGCGAGGATCCTTTGGATCTGCAGGCGTTGGTCGAGGAGGAGCTTTTGCTTGCCTTGCCCATCGTGCCTGCTCATCATCCGGAAGAATGCCAGCAGCCGGCGGGGCTCGATGAGCCCGAGCCGAGCGAGGACGAGGTAACGCGGTCCAACCCGTTCAGTGTATTGGCGCAGTTAAAGCGTGACCCAAACGTTTAG
- a CDS encoding XdhC family protein translates to MDSVDVNVLRSVLEWRRAGRGVVLYSVVQTWGSAPRPPGAMLALRDDGVVIGSVSGGCIEDDLISRQEDGRLAASGPPVQWVTYGVTLEEAARFGLPCGGTLRLVEERIGDPAWVAELLERCQAHQIVARELNVATGEVQLKTARKNDELAFDGVILRAIYGPRWRLLLIGAGQLSRYVAQMARLLDFEVLICDPRREFVHGWEDQDGRFVAGMPDDAVLSIEPDERTAVVALTHDPRLDDMALLTALDSRAFYVGALGSRVNSQKRRDNLLLLGLSPQAVERLHGPVGLPIGSHTPAEIALSLMAEIVALKNGVEPQPKQSISRASRVVV, encoded by the coding sequence ATGGACAGCGTCGACGTGAATGTCCTGCGCAGCGTCCTGGAGTGGCGGCGTGCCGGGCGGGGTGTGGTGCTGTACAGCGTGGTCCAGACCTGGGGCAGTGCACCGCGCCCCCCCGGCGCAATGCTGGCTCTGCGCGACGATGGCGTGGTGATCGGCTCGGTGTCGGGCGGCTGCATCGAGGATGACCTGATTTCCCGCCAGGAGGATGGGCGCCTGGCAGCGAGCGGGCCACCGGTGCAGTGGGTGACCTATGGCGTGACTCTCGAGGAAGCTGCGCGTTTCGGCCTGCCGTGTGGTGGCACCTTGCGCCTTGTTGAGGAGCGTATCGGTGATCCGGCCTGGGTCGCCGAACTGCTCGAACGTTGCCAGGCACACCAGATCGTGGCCCGGGAACTGAACGTGGCCACGGGCGAGGTGCAGCTCAAGACGGCCCGCAAGAACGACGAATTGGCGTTCGACGGCGTCATCTTGCGGGCGATCTACGGACCGCGCTGGCGCCTGCTGCTGATCGGGGCCGGGCAACTGTCCCGCTACGTCGCGCAAATGGCCCGCCTGCTGGACTTCGAGGTGCTGATTTGTGATCCGCGTCGGGAGTTCGTCCATGGTTGGGAAGATCAGGACGGTCGTTTTGTCGCCGGCATGCCCGACGATGCGGTGTTGAGCATCGAGCCCGATGAACGCACTGCGGTGGTGGCCCTGACCCATGATCCGCGGCTGGATGACATGGCCTTGCTTACGGCGCTCGACTCCCGGGCGTTCTATGTCGGCGCGCTGGGTTCCCGGGTCAACAGTCAGAAGCGCCGCGACAATCTGCTGCTTCTGGGTCTGTCGCCCCAGGCTGTTGAGCGTTTGCATGGGCCGGTCGGCTTGCCCATAGGTAGCCACACCCCGGCGGAAATCGCCCTGTCGCTGATGGCCGAGATCGTGGCGCTGAAGAACGGTGTCGAGCCTCAACCGAAACAGTCGATATCACGTGCCAGCCGGGTAGTGGTGTGA
- the rne gene encoding ribonuclease E yields the protein MKRMLINATQPEELRVALVDGQRLYDLDIESGAREQKKANIYKGRITRIEPSLEAAFVDFGSERHGFLPLKEISREYFKKAPEGRVNIKDVLSEGQEVIVQVEKEERGNKGAALTTFISLAGRYLVLMPNNPRAGGISRRIEGEERNELREALNGLVAPADMGLIVRTAGLGRSSEEMQWDLDYLLQLWSAIKEASLDRSAPFLIYQESNVIIRAIRDYLRQDIGEVLIDSVEAQDEALTFIRQVMPQYASKIKLYEDSVPLFNRFQIESQIETAFQRVVELPSGGSIVIDPTEALVSIDINSARATKGSDIEETALQTNLEAAEEIARQLRLRDIGGLIVIDFIDMTPAKNQRAVEEKVRECLEADRARVQIGRISRFGLLEMSRQRLRPSLGESSGIVCPRCSGTGIIRDVESLSLAILRLIEEEALKDRTAEVRAQVPIPVAAFLLNEKRNSITKIELRTRARIVILPNDHLETPHFEVQRLRDDNPEANTNQSSYEIAAAAAETEEPQPAAATRTLVRQEAAVKTAPARANAPVPAEVAAPAPAPAPVAEPSLFKGLVKSLVSLFATKEEPVAPAVVEKPASERPARNEERRNGRQQSRNRNGRRDEERKPREERAPREERAPREERQPREPREAREEGQATAREERQPRAPREERQPRAPREERKPRGEREERVRELREPLDAAPTVAATAAAVVAEERPARQPREERQPRPPREERQPRTEQVQAAAASEEEALPSEEQLLEEGQDGADDERPRRRSRGQRRRSNRRERQRDANGNVIEGSEENAEEPSGADLAAGLAVTAAVASTAISANAEAEAHQQAERANASIAEQAPEAPVVEATTPVETPAAPAIEVAPAAEVAPVAEQSVEVAAEPAEAQPVVAEQPVAEPAAPVSEEPAAEPAPVPAPIAEPVIEQPVVAEQPAPAEEAAPIAAPAVVEAPAPAAEAAPASTLTSNGRAPNDPREVRRRKREAERLQKEAELAATAAPAETVVAAEAVPAVEAPAVVEAAPVPVEVPAAAPAPVAEPEAEQPAPAAEQAPHAVEHNVEHAAHAEEKEHETKPLV from the coding sequence ATGAAAAGAATGCTGATTAACGCAACTCAACCCGAAGAGTTGCGTGTTGCCCTGGTAGATGGCCAGCGCCTCTACGACCTGGACATCGAGTCCGGTGCACGCGAGCAGAAAAAGGCCAACATCTATAAAGGCCGCATCACCCGCATCGAACCTAGCCTCGAGGCCGCTTTTGTCGACTTCGGCTCCGAGCGCCACGGCTTCCTGCCTCTCAAAGAAATTTCCCGCGAATACTTCAAGAAAGCCCCCGAAGGCCGCGTCAACATCAAGGACGTCCTGAGCGAAGGCCAGGAAGTCATCGTCCAGGTCGAGAAAGAAGAGCGTGGCAACAAGGGCGCCGCCCTGACCACCTTCATCAGCCTGGCCGGCCGTTACCTGGTACTGATGCCGAACAACCCACGTGCCGGTGGCATCTCGCGCCGCATCGAAGGCGAAGAGCGCAACGAACTGCGTGAAGCGCTGAACGGCCTGGTAGCCCCTGCCGACATGGGCCTGATCGTGCGTACTGCCGGCCTGGGCCGCAGCAGTGAAGAGATGCAGTGGGACCTGGACTACCTGCTGCAACTCTGGAGCGCCATCAAGGAAGCATCGCTGGATCGTTCCGCGCCATTCCTGATCTACCAGGAAAGCAACGTCATCATCCGCGCGATCCGTGATTACCTGCGCCAGGATATCGGTGAAGTACTGATCGACAGTGTCGAGGCACAGGACGAAGCGCTCACCTTCATCCGCCAGGTGATGCCGCAGTACGCCAGCAAGATCAAGCTGTACGAAGACAGCGTGCCGCTGTTCAACCGCTTCCAGATCGAAAGCCAGATCGAGACCGCCTTCCAGCGCGTGGTCGAACTGCCTTCCGGCGGCTCCATCGTTATCGATCCGACCGAAGCCCTGGTGTCCATCGACATCAACTCGGCGCGCGCCACCAAAGGCAGCGACATCGAAGAAACCGCCCTGCAGACCAACCTTGAAGCCGCCGAAGAAATCGCCCGTCAGTTGCGCCTGCGCGACATCGGCGGCCTGATCGTGATCGACTTCATCGACATGACCCCGGCCAAGAACCAGCGCGCCGTGGAAGAAAAAGTCCGCGAATGCCTGGAAGCCGACCGCGCCCGCGTGCAGATCGGCCGCATTTCGCGTTTCGGCCTGCTGGAAATGTCTCGCCAGCGCCTGCGTCCATCCCTGGGCGAAAGCAGCGGCATCGTCTGCCCACGCTGCAGCGGCACCGGCATCATCCGTGACGTCGAGTCGCTGTCCCTGGCAATCCTGCGCCTGATCGAAGAAGAAGCCCTGAAGGACCGCACTGCCGAAGTCCGTGCCCAGGTGCCGATTCCGGTCGCAGCATTCCTGCTCAACGAAAAGCGCAACTCGATCACCAAGATCGAACTGCGTACTCGCGCCCGTATCGTCATCCTGCCGAACGATCACCTCGAGACGCCGCACTTCGAAGTCCAGCGCCTGCGTGATGACAACCCGGAAGCCAACACCAACCAGTCCAGCTACGAAATCGCCGCTGCCGCTGCCGAGACCGAAGAGCCACAACCGGCCGCCGCCACCCGCACCCTGGTTCGCCAGGAGGCAGCAGTGAAGACGGCCCCGGCCCGCGCCAACGCTCCGGTTCCGGCCGAAGTTGCCGCTCCAGCCCCTGCACCTGCCCCGGTTGCCGAGCCGAGCCTGTTCAAGGGCCTGGTCAAGTCCCTGGTCAGCCTGTTCGCCACCAAGGAAGAGCCCGTGGCTCCGGCTGTCGTCGAGAAGCCAGCGAGCGAGCGCCCTGCCCGCAACGAAGAGCGTCGCAACGGTCGCCAGCAGAGCCGCAACCGCAACGGGCGTCGCGATGAAGAGCGCAAACCGCGCGAAGAGCGTGCGCCACGTGAAGAACGCGCACCACGAGAAGAGCGCCAGCCACGCGAGCCGCGCGAAGCCCGCGAGGAAGGTCAAGCCACCGCCCGTGAAGAGCGCCAGCCTCGCGCACCGCGTGAAGAGCGTCAACCACGCGCCCCGCGCGAAGAGCGCAAGCCTCGCGGTGAACGCGAAGAGCGTGTACGTGAACTGCGCGAGCCTCTGGATGCTGCTCCGACAGTCGCCGCTACCGCCGCCGCTGTTGTCGCTGAAGAGCGCCCGGCTCGTCAGCCGCGTGAAGAGCGCCAGCCTCGCCCACCGCGTGAAGAGCGTCAGCCACGTACCGAACAGGTCCAGGCTGCAGCTGCCAGCGAAGAAGAAGCGCTGCCTAGCGAAGAGCAACTGCTGGAAGAAGGTCAGGACGGCGCCGATGATGAACGCCCACGTCGCCGCTCCCGTGGCCAGCGTCGTCGCAGCAACCGTCGTGAACGTCAGCGCGATGCCAACGGCAACGTGATCGAAGGCTCGGAAGAGAATGCCGAAGAGCCAAGCGGTGCCGACCTCGCCGCTGGCCTGGCAGTGACCGCCGCCGTGGCCAGCACCGCTATCAGCGCCAACGCCGAAGCCGAGGCCCATCAGCAGGCAGAACGCGCCAACGCCTCGATTGCAGAGCAGGCCCCGGAAGCTCCGGTCGTCGAAGCCACTACCCCGGTAGAAACGCCGGCTGCACCGGCCATTGAAGTTGCTCCGGCAGCCGAAGTCGCACCGGTCGCCGAGCAGTCGGTCGAAGTCGCTGCCGAACCTGCAGAGGCCCAGCCGGTGGTTGCCGAGCAACCTGTTGCCGAACCTGCCGCCCCTGTGAGCGAGGAGCCAGCTGCCGAGCCAGCTCCGGTTCCGGCCCCGATTGCCGAGCCGGTGATCGAGCAACCAGTGGTTGCCGAGCAGCCTGCTCCAGCGGAGGAAGCAGCCCCGATTGCCGCTCCAGCAGTGGTCGAGGCCCCTGCCCCGGCTGCCGAAGCTGCTCCGGCCAGCACCCTGACCAGCAATGGCCGTGCGCCGAATGACCCACGCGAAGTGCGTCGTCGCAAACGTGAAGCCGAACGCCTGCAGAAGGAAGCTGAACTGGCCGCCACTGCTGCCCCGGCTGAAACCGTGGTCGCCGCCGAGGCTGTTCCGGCAGTTGAAGCTCCTGCCGTCGTCGAGGCTGCTCCAGTACCTGTCGAAGTACCTGCCGCAGCCCCTGCGCCAGTCGCCGAGCCAGAAGCAGAGCAACCAGCCCCGGCAGCCGAGCAAGCGCCACACGCTGTCGAGCACAACGTTGAGCACGCAGCGCACGCCGAAGAAAAAGAGCACGAGACCAAACCTCTCGTCTGA
- the sppA gene encoding signal peptide peptidase SppA, whose translation MTDEWKAPSASGAGDSDDRSWKLLEKTLLAGVQEQRRSRRWGIFFKLLTFVYLFVALLLFTPLMSMEKSATRGGSYTAVIDVAGVIADKESASADNIVGSLRTAFDDPKVKGIVLRINSPGGSPVQSGYVYDEIRRLRALHKDTKVYAVISDLGASGAYYIASAADQIYADKASLVGSIGVTAAGYGFVGAMEKLGVERRTYTSGEHKSFLDPFQPQKPEETQFWQGVLDTTHRQFIASVKQGRGERLKDKDHPELFSGLVWSGEQALQLGLIDGLGNTSSVARDVIGEKEVVDFTIQESPFDRFSKKLGASVAEQIAMWMGFHGPTLR comes from the coding sequence ATGACCGACGAATGGAAGGCTCCGAGCGCATCGGGTGCCGGAGACTCTGACGATAGAAGCTGGAAGCTGTTGGAGAAAACCCTGCTGGCCGGCGTTCAGGAGCAGCGTCGCTCGCGGCGCTGGGGGATTTTCTTCAAGTTGTTGACCTTTGTTTACCTGTTCGTGGCGCTGCTTTTGTTCACGCCGCTGATGAGCATGGAGAAGAGTGCTACTCGCGGCGGCAGCTACACGGCGGTGATCGATGTGGCTGGGGTGATCGCCGACAAGGAGTCCGCCAGTGCGGACAATATCGTCGGGAGCCTGCGCACGGCTTTTGATGATCCGAAGGTCAAGGGTATTGTCCTGCGAATCAATAGTCCGGGTGGCAGTCCGGTGCAGTCCGGGTATGTCTATGACGAAATTCGCCGGTTGCGGGCTTTGCACAAGGACACCAAGGTCTATGCGGTGATTTCCGACCTGGGGGCTTCCGGTGCCTATTACATCGCCAGCGCCGCTGATCAGATCTATGCCGACAAGGCCAGTCTGGTGGGTTCCATCGGGGTGACGGCGGCCGGTTACGGTTTTGTCGGCGCCATGGAGAAGCTGGGGGTCGAGCGCCGTACCTACACCTCCGGTGAGCACAAGTCGTTCCTTGATCCGTTCCAGCCGCAGAAGCCTGAGGAAACCCAGTTCTGGCAGGGAGTGCTGGACACCACCCATCGCCAGTTCATCGCCAGCGTCAAGCAGGGCCGAGGTGAGCGCCTCAAGGACAAGGATCATCCCGAGCTGTTCTCGGGATTGGTGTGGTCCGGTGAGCAAGCGTTGCAGCTGGGGTTGATCGATGGACTGGGTAATACCAGTTCGGTTGCGCGAGACGTGATTGGCGAGAAGGAAGTGGTGGATTTCACGATCCAGGAGTCGCCATTCGACCGCTTCTCGAAAAAGCTGGGTGCGAGTGTGGCCGAGCAGATTGCCATGTGGATGGGCTTCCACGGGCCGACCTTGCGTTGA